One part of the Suncus etruscus isolate mSunEtr1 chromosome 2, mSunEtr1.pri.cur, whole genome shotgun sequence genome encodes these proteins:
- the TMEM167A gene encoding protein kish-A → MSAIFNFQSLLTVILLLICTCAYIRSLTPSLLDRNKTGLLGIFWKCARIGERKSPYVAVCCIVMAFSILFIQ, encoded by the exons ATG tctGCTATTTTCAATTTTCAGAGCCTGTTGACAGTAATCTTGCTGTTAATATGTACCTGTGCTTATATCCGATCCTTAACACCCAGCCTCCTGGACAGAAATAAAACTGG ATTGTTGGGCATATTTTGGAAGTGTGCTCGAATTG GTGAACGAAAGAGTCCTTATGTAGCAGTGTGCTGTATAGTGATGGCCTTCAGCATCCTTTTCATCCAGTAA